TCGGCCAGTACGTGCGATTCCCGGACCGGTCCCCGGACGTCGACTCCGCCCGGGCCTTCCTCGCCGAGTACGCGGTGAAGGCCGGTGAGGACGGCGCCCGCTTCTTCGGCATCCGCCTCGACGGCACCCTCGTGGGCGGCGTCCTCTTCCCCAGCTTCGACGCCGACAGCGGCAACTGTGAGATCGGCTGCTGGCTGGAGCCCGCCGCGGCCGGCCGCGGCCTGGTGACCAAGGCCTGCCGCGTCCTGATCGACTACGCGTTCGGCGAGCGCGGCATGCACCGCGTCGAGTGGCATGCCGACACCGGCAACAAGAAGAGCCTCGCCGTCGCCGAACGCCTCGGCATGACCCGCGAGGGCGTCATGCGGGAGAACTACCTCCACCGCGGCGTCCGCCGGGACACCGAGGCCTGGTCGATCCTCGCCCACGAGTGGGCCGCCGCCCGCACCTCCTGAGACAGGCCGTCCGGGCCCCGCCCCCGGGGCCCGGAACAGCCGGGTCCCGGATCCTCAGAGAACTCTCAGACGCTGCCCCTACGGTGCGCCGCATGGACACCACGAAGCCCCCCGCCCCGAACGCCGCCCAGGCGGACACCACCCCGGTCGACCTCGCGAAGACCGAAGCCACCCAGGACACCGCGGCCGAGGCCCGGGCCGAGACCGCCGACCTCGACGCCGCGGCGGACGCGGACCTTGGCGCCGACGACTTCACCGAGGACCTGGCCGACGAGGAGCAGCAGCCGAGCCACGTCGGCTCCGCGGCCTTCGCGATCGTCTCCGCCGGCCTCTCCGTCGTCGCCCTCAGCGGGAGCTGGGTCGCCGGCATCGTGTCCGAGCGAGCGAGCGTCGCCGCCCGTCTGGAACTGAGCCAGGCCGCCGGCGCCGACGCGCAGATCGCCGCCCAGTTCGTCGACCCGTGGCACACGACCGCCATGGTGAACGGCGTCTTCTCCGCCCTCGCCCTGATCATCGCGACCTTCGTGCTGGCCCTCCCCGCCTTCAGCACTCCCGAACGCATCCTCCCCACCTGGGTCCGGTCGGTCTCCTGGGCGGGCATCGGCCTCGGTGCCCTCGGCGTACTCCTCTTCGTCCTCATGTACTTCGACCTTCTCCTGGCCATCCCGAAGGCAGCCTCCTGAGCAGTGCCCAGCCGCGGCCGGCAGCACCCGCCACCCGGGCTCGCCGGCTACGGCTCTTCGCCCCGCCCGTCCCGCCGGCGCCCCTCCGGTAGGCGCCCGTCCGCGAGCTCCTCGTCCAGGCGTATGAGCACCCGGCCGGAGTCGAGGTCTATGGGGCCCCGTCCCGGATCGGCGTCACCCACGTCGGTCCGGGACAGCTCCAGCCGCTTCTGCTCGTCGTCCGTGTGCTTGCGTCCCGGGTTGAACAGTTCCTCGATCATGTTGAACACCGTGCCCACGCACCCTCCGCCCCGTCCGGGGCCGCCGGTCATCGCACCGTCAGTGTCAGGATCCTGTCGTCGCCCGCCTCCGGCGACCCGCGCCCGTCCGTCTCACTCGTGACCAGCAGCAGCCGGTCACCCCCGAGAGCGATCACCGTCCGCAGCCGCCCGTACTCGTCCTGAAGGAAGGCCTCGGGCTCGGCCGCCGGCTGCGTCCCGGCCAAGGGGATCCGCCACAGCCGCTGCCCCTTCAGCCCGGCCATCCACACCGACCCCTCCGCCCAGGCGATCCCGCTCGGTGAGGCCTCGTCGGTCCGCCACACGGCCACCGGATCCCGCAGTCCGGGCTTGCCCGCCTTCCCCTCGGCCTCAGGCCAGCCGTAGTTCGCGCCGGGCTCGATCAGGTTCAGCTCGTCCCAGGTGTTCTGGCCGAACTCCGCCGCCCACAGGCGCTTGTCCTTGTCCCAAGCGAGGCCCTGCACATTGCGGTGTCCATAGGAGTAGACGACGGAATCGGCTTCCGGATTGCCGTGCACCGGATCCCCGTCCGGAGTCATCCGCAGGATCTTGCCGCCGAGCGACTTCCGGTCCTGCGCGAGCCCGGTGACACCCGTCTCGCCCGTCCCGGCATACAGCATCCTGTCCGGCCCGAAGGCGATCCGCCCGCCGTTGTGGATCAGCCCCTTGGGTATACCCCGGAACACGGTGTCCGGCGCCCCCAGTTGCTGCCCGGAGGGTCTGTTCTCGTCATAGCGAAGCCGAGCGATCCGGTTGTCCGACGCGGTCGTGAAGTAGACGTACACCAGCCGGTCCGAGGCGAAGTCCGGCGACAGCGCGAGGCCCAGCAGCCCGCCCTCACCTCCCGGATCCACGCCCGGAACCTCACCGATCCGCGTCACCGCACCCGACCCCGCCGCGACCCGGCTGATCGTCCCCTTGTCGCGGGAGGCGACCAGCAGGTCACCTCCCGGAAGGGGGGCCACGCCCCAGGGCGACTCCAGACCCTTGGCCGCCTCACCGGTGACCGTCACCGCCCCCTTCGCGGGAGGCCCCGACGCGGACGGCGAAGCGGACCCGCTCCCCGAAGGGCCCGGTGACCCGGCCCCCGCCGCCGTCGCACCCGGTGGGGAACCGCCCCGCCCGGGGTCCGGACCGCCCTGCGGGGAGCAGCCCGCCACCAGCAGCGCACCGCACCCGGCCAGCGCGACCGCCGCCAGCACACCCCGGCGCCGCGCGCCCGGGCCTGAAGATCTCTGCCCCTGAGGCTCCGGCCCCTCGCACCCCGCCTGCCCGCCAGAACTTCCGTACCGCATCGCCCTGCTCCCTTCCGGTCCCGACGATCCTGCCCTTCACCCGTCTCAACAGCCGGGGCAGTTCTCGAAGTTCCACCACTCGTACACCCGATCGAGTGGTTGTGGGTGGCGGTCAGTCCCAGGCTCCCACGTCGACCGGAAGCCCCGCGATCTCGGCCAGGTCCGCGGCCGTGAGCCGCAGCCGCGCCGCCCCGGCGTTCTCCACCGCCCAGTGCGCCCGGTCCGCGCCGGGCACCGGCACCACCTGCGGCCCCTGGGCCAGCACCCAGGCCAGGGCCACCTGAGCGACCGTGACCTCGGGGCCGTACCGCCGCGCCACCCGCCGCAGCCCTGCCACCAGCACCTGGTTCGAAGCCATCGCCTCCGCCGTGAACCGCGGGTGCCGGGCCCGGACGTCCTGCGGCTCGAAGCCCTCGCCCGGTGTGAGCGTCCCCGTCAGGAACCCGCTGCCCAGCGGCATCGCGGCCAGGAATCCCACCCCGCGCGCGGCACACCACGGCAGCAGCTGCCACGCCGCCTCCGGCGACCACACCGACAGCTCCGCCTGCACCGCGCTCACCGGAAAGACCTGCTGCAGCCGCTCCAGGTGCCGCAGCGTCGTCCGGTACCCGCGGTCACCGCGCCGCCCCGCACCCGGGCCTGCCCCCGCACCCAGCGCGCAGAAGCCGAGCGCCCGCACCTTGCCCGCGCCCACGAGCTCCGCCATGGCACCCCAGGTCTCCTCCACCGGAACCTCGGGGTCCACCCGGTGCAGCTGGTAG
This DNA window, taken from Streptomyces sp. TN58, encodes the following:
- a CDS encoding GNAT family N-acetyltransferase — its product is MFSIDLAEGAQLFPLEVRHAEEFFAHIERGREFIGQYVRFPDRSPDVDSARAFLAEYAVKAGEDGARFFGIRLDGTLVGGVLFPSFDADSGNCEIGCWLEPAAAGRGLVTKACRVLIDYAFGERGMHRVEWHADTGNKKSLAVAERLGMTREGVMRENYLHRGVRRDTEAWSILAHEWAAARTS
- a CDS encoding DUF6191 domain-containing protein; the encoded protein is MFNMIEELFNPGRKHTDDEQKRLELSRTDVGDADPGRGPIDLDSGRVLIRLDEELADGRLPEGRRRDGRGEEP
- a CDS encoding PQQ-dependent sugar dehydrogenase; the protein is MRYGSSGGQAGCEGPEPQGQRSSGPGARRRGVLAAVALAGCGALLVAGCSPQGGPDPGRGGSPPGATAAGAGSPGPSGSGSASPSASGPPAKGAVTVTGEAAKGLESPWGVAPLPGGDLLVASRDKGTISRVAAGSGAVTRIGEVPGVDPGGEGGLLGLALSPDFASDRLVYVYFTTASDNRIARLRYDENRPSGQQLGAPDTVFRGIPKGLIHNGGRIAFGPDRMLYAGTGETGVTGLAQDRKSLGGKILRMTPDGDPVHGNPEADSVVYSYGHRNVQGLAWDKDKRLWAAEFGQNTWDELNLIEPGANYGWPEAEGKAGKPGLRDPVAVWRTDEASPSGIAWAEGSVWMAGLKGQRLWRIPLAGTQPAAEPEAFLQDEYGRLRTVIALGGDRLLLVTSETDGRGSPEAGDDRILTLTVR
- a CDS encoding aldo/keto reductase, translating into MERRSIGAGALSVGAVGLGCMPMSWAYTPSRRRGHESLAAVHAALDLGSNLLDTADVYGPFTNELLLGRVLRERRSDAFVSAKVGLRAGDQHVVADGRPGYLRRACDASLRRLRTDVIDLYQLHRVDPEVPVEETWGAMAELVGAGKVRALGFCALGAGAGPGAGRRGDRGYRTTLRHLERLQQVFPVSAVQAELSVWSPEAAWQLLPWCAARGVGFLAAMPLGSGFLTGTLTPGEGFEPQDVRARHPRFTAEAMASNQVLVAGLRRVARRYGPEVTVAQVALAWVLAQGPQVVPVPGADRAHWAVENAGAARLRLTAADLAEIAGLPVDVGAWD